Proteins from a genomic interval of Patescibacteria group bacterium:
- the secA gene encoding preprotein translocase subunit SecA, with the protein MSFLANIFGDPNKKIIEKLRPIIDRINGLEEQYAAQSDEQLKEQTALLRKRLENGEDLDSVLPDSFALCREASKRVLGQRHYDVQLMGGIMLHRGYIAEMRTGEGKTLTATLAVFLNALEGRGVHVVTVNDYLARRDAAWMGRVYHALGLSVASIQHESAFLYDPDYQPEESEVDGEDSTQTFRVDAAHLRPVSRKEAYSADITYGTNNEFGFDYLRDNLVGDLSSMAQRELNYAIIDEVDSILIDEARTPLIISGPAEESTEMYNTYARVISRLKETEDYTVDEKMRAATFTEEGMKNIETILGMGNIYTLQNLSAVRHLEQALKARALFKKDKDYVVKEGEVIIVDEFTGRLMHGRRYSEGLHQAIEAKEGMRVQRESKTYATVTFQNLFRLYGKLAGMTGTAATEAEEFAKIYKLEVVTIPTHRDMIRKDLSDRIYKNERGKFSAVVAEIKERHAKGQPVLVGTISIEKNEMLSALLEREGIPHTILNAKNHEREAEIIAQAGRAGAVTIATNMAGRGVDIILGGTPPDDDEVANVRQAGGLHVLGTERHESRRIDNQLRGRSGRQGDPGSTQFYISMEDDLMRIFGSERMKKMMDTLGIPEDMPIENKVVSGAIEESQRKVEGHNFDIRKHLVEYDDVINKQRDIIYKKRREVLDVFDREVKKIQSEKSLKSMILAMIEEELEHIVAFHTNVDAGGDVNLDEIAAVVNTIVPLPPDATETIKRTYQTGDKLTYTESRTRIIEYLYGIAKERYQALEHAVQQTLEHMQPQVDGALLFRSIEKDILIHAVDTLWMEHLEAIEHLRAGISLRGYGQRDPLVEYKKESFRLFSELMNLINREVVYTIYKIGATPASPTSSVQQKPLPKNLQYSAPQKTGDSGAQQQSQNSKVGRNDPCPCGSGKKYKKCHGA; encoded by the coding sequence ATGTCATTTCTTGCTAACATATTCGGCGATCCAAATAAAAAAATTATAGAAAAACTTCGTCCAATCATTGATCGTATCAACGGACTCGAAGAGCAGTATGCGGCACAGTCAGATGAGCAATTAAAAGAACAGACAGCTTTATTGCGCAAACGGCTTGAGAATGGAGAAGACCTTGATTCGGTGCTACCCGATAGCTTTGCACTCTGCCGCGAGGCATCAAAACGCGTACTCGGACAGCGGCATTATGATGTGCAGTTGATGGGTGGCATCATGCTCCATAGGGGATACATTGCAGAAATGCGCACCGGTGAAGGCAAAACACTCACTGCAACACTGGCAGTATTTCTGAATGCTCTTGAGGGTAGGGGCGTCCATGTTGTAACAGTGAATGATTATCTTGCGCGACGTGATGCCGCTTGGATGGGAAGGGTCTACCATGCGCTTGGCTTATCTGTTGCTTCCATCCAGCATGAAAGCGCGTTTCTCTATGATCCGGACTACCAACCTGAAGAGAGCGAAGTTGATGGGGAAGACTCCACGCAGACATTTCGTGTTGATGCCGCACACTTGCGCCCCGTTTCTCGGAAAGAAGCGTATAGTGCAGATATTACCTATGGCACAAATAATGAATTCGGCTTTGACTACCTAAGAGATAATCTGGTTGGGGATCTTTCGAGTATGGCACAGCGTGAGCTCAACTATGCGATTATCGATGAAGTTGACAGTATTCTGATAGATGAAGCGCGCACACCTTTGATTATCTCCGGCCCAGCCGAGGAATCGACCGAAATGTACAACACCTATGCGCGCGTTATCTCCCGCCTCAAGGAAACGGAAGACTATACAGTCGATGAAAAAATGCGCGCCGCAACATTCACGGAAGAAGGAATGAAAAATATTGAAACCATACTCGGTATGGGCAATATTTACACGCTCCAAAATCTTTCCGCAGTGCGGCACTTGGAACAAGCGCTCAAGGCAAGAGCGCTTTTTAAAAAAGATAAGGATTATGTTGTAAAGGAAGGAGAGGTGATTATTGTTGATGAGTTTACCGGGCGCCTCATGCATGGGAGGCGCTACTCGGAAGGATTGCATCAGGCGATCGAAGCAAAAGAAGGCATGCGGGTGCAGCGAGAGAGCAAGACCTACGCAACCGTTACGTTTCAAAATCTTTTTCGGCTGTACGGTAAACTTGCAGGCATGACCGGTACAGCAGCAACCGAAGCGGAAGAGTTTGCGAAAATCTATAAACTCGAAGTGGTAACCATTCCTACGCATCGGGATATGATCCGCAAAGATTTATCCGATCGCATTTACAAAAACGAACGGGGAAAGTTTTCAGCTGTCGTGGCGGAAATCAAAGAACGCCACGCCAAGGGGCAACCGGTTTTGGTGGGCACTATTTCTATTGAAAAAAATGAAATGCTCAGTGCGCTTCTTGAACGCGAAGGCATTCCCCATACCATTCTCAATGCAAAGAACCATGAGCGGGAAGCGGAAATTATTGCTCAGGCCGGCCGCGCAGGCGCTGTGACAATCGCAACCAATATGGCAGGGCGCGGGGTTGATATTATTCTCGGAGGAACGCCGCCGGACGACGACGAAGTCGCAAACGTACGCCAAGCGGGAGGTTTGCATGTACTGGGAACAGAGCGGCATGAATCGCGTCGGATCGATAATCAATTGCGCGGGCGTTCTGGGCGTCAGGGCGATCCTGGTTCGACACAATTCTACATTTCCATGGAGGATGACCTCATGCGCATTTTTGGTTCAGAACGCATGAAAAAAATGATGGACACGCTTGGTATTCCTGAGGATATGCCGATTGAAAACAAAGTTGTCAGCGGAGCAATCGAAGAATCGCAGCGCAAAGTTGAAGGGCACAATTTTGATATCCGTAAGCACTTGGTGGAATATGATGACGTTATCAATAAACAGCGAGATATTATTTACAAAAAGCGCCGCGAAGTTTTGGATGTATTCGATCGGGAAGTGAAAAAAATACAATCAGAAAAATCACTCAAAAGCATGATCTTAGCAATGATTGAAGAAGAACTAGAGCATATTGTTGCATTTCATACGAATGTTGATGCGGGAGGGGATGTGAATCTTGATGAAATCGCAGCTGTTGTGAATACGATAGTCCCGCTTCCACCAGATGCTACAGAAACGATTAAGCGCACCTACCAGACTGGCGATAAACTGACGTATACAGAATCTCGTACGCGGATCATTGAGTATTTGTATGGCATTGCCAAGGAGCGGTACCAAGCGCTCGAACACGCAGTACAACAGACGCTCGAGCACATGCAGCCGCAGGTAGATGGAGCGCTTTTGTTTCGCTCGATTGAAAAGGATATTCTCATTCATGCGGTGGATACGCTATGGATGGAACACTTGGAAGCAATCGAACACTTGAGGGCGGGTATCAGCCTTCGCGGCTATGGGCAGCGCGATCCGCTGGTAGAATACAAAAAAGAATCATTCAGGCTATTTAGCGAATTGATGAATCTTATCAACCGCGAAGTTGTGTATACTATTTATAAAATCGGCGCTACTCCGGCTTCTCCGACCTCATCGGTGCAGCAGAAGCCACTGCCCAAAAACCTGCAGTATTCAGCACCGCAGAAAACAGGCGACAGTGGAGCGCAGCAGCAATCTCAAAACAGCAAAGTTGGCCGCAATGATCCCTGCCCCTGCGGCAGCGGCAAGAAGTACAAGAAGTGTCATGGCGCGTAG
- a CDS encoding NUDIX hydrolase, giving the protein MELQVGVKILLKNKEGKYLLLRRSLEKYPEVNGRWDCVGGRIVAGTPLMDNLRREVREETGLEIIGNPKLIAAQDILKNNDRHTVRLTYSGNAEGEVALDTTENDRYQWYSWNELIQLDDVDVYVKELLDSGIIR; this is encoded by the coding sequence ATGGAACTTCAAGTCGGAGTTAAAATTCTTCTGAAAAATAAGGAAGGGAAGTACCTTCTCCTTCGTCGGTCATTGGAGAAATATCCCGAAGTGAACGGCCGATGGGATTGTGTCGGAGGAAGGATTGTTGCGGGTACGCCTCTGATGGATAATCTGCGGCGTGAAGTACGGGAAGAAACAGGATTGGAAATCATCGGAAATCCAAAACTCATTGCTGCTCAAGATATACTCAAGAATAATGACCGCCACACTGTGAGATTAACCTATAGTGGGAATGCAGAAGGTGAAGTGGCATTGGATACAACCGAAAATGACAGGTATCAATGGTATTCTTGGAATGAACTGATTCAGCTTGATGATGTTGATGTGTATGTTAAAGAGCTACTGGATAGCGGGATCATTCGGTAA
- a CDS encoding gluconeogenesis factor YvcK family protein, whose amino-acid sequence MRIHDSIRVVCFGGGTGMPSLLSGLKHNPLLDITAIVDMFDSGGSSGILRDQYGILPPGDILRCLLALSEDEVYARKLLLKRIQNHHEPGHTGGNLLLYAFEKVYGNYLEAVDALAQILSVRGRVIPVTLSPSTLCARYTDSSISKKETNVDQGLFEGKEIAELFLDPPVQASCEALAAIAKADAICVGPGSFYSSVLSNFLPAGIRDAVQESRAPIICIANLLAEGKCMKDSSIMELARIIEGMVGRKVSAIIANNTAPTREVAAAYGAEQKYPILPTESDHADPRLCTARLWSDVSIARHDSARLASVVTFLISKLLGRSKL is encoded by the coding sequence ATGCGCATTCATGATTCTATTCGCGTAGTGTGCTTTGGCGGGGGAACGGGGATGCCCTCGCTTCTTTCTGGCTTGAAACATAATCCCTTACTGGATATCACCGCCATTGTCGACATGTTCGACTCGGGCGGGAGTTCTGGTATATTGCGCGATCAGTATGGCATTCTGCCGCCCGGAGATATCTTACGCTGTCTTTTGGCATTGTCCGAAGATGAAGTGTATGCACGTAAGTTGTTGCTGAAGAGGATACAAAACCACCACGAGCCCGGGCACACGGGGGGCAACCTATTGTTGTATGCGTTTGAGAAAGTCTACGGCAATTATTTGGAAGCCGTTGATGCTTTAGCACAAATTCTTTCCGTGCGCGGGCGCGTCATTCCGGTAACGCTTTCGCCAAGTACGCTGTGCGCGCGCTACACCGACAGCAGTATTTCAAAAAAAGAAACGAATGTTGATCAAGGATTGTTTGAGGGAAAGGAAATCGCGGAACTTTTTCTCGACCCGCCTGTCCAGGCTTCATGCGAGGCGCTTGCTGCCATTGCGAAAGCCGATGCTATTTGTGTTGGTCCCGGGAGCTTTTATTCGAGCGTACTGTCAAATTTTTTGCCCGCTGGAATACGCGATGCTGTGCAAGAATCGCGCGCTCCGATTATTTGTATTGCGAATTTGCTTGCTGAAGGAAAATGTATGAAGGACAGCTCGATTATGGAATTGGCAAGAATTATTGAAGGAATGGTCGGCAGAAAAGTATCTGCCATTATTGCAAATAATACAGCGCCTACCCGCGAAGTTGCAGCTGCATACGGGGCCGAACAAAAATATCCCATTCTTCCGACCGAAAGCGATCATGCAGACCCACGCCTCTGTACAGCGCGCCTATGGAGTGATGTGTCAATCGCTCGCCATGATTCAGCGCGCCTCGCAAGCGTGGTAACCTTTTTAATAAGTAAACTTTTAGGCAGATCTAAGTTGTGA
- a CDS encoding PIN domain-containing protein encodes MALAYSAFQECFLLDSNYVIGILNGTIPVPHSDTTSIAISVVTVMELYALAGMSDSEQRRIDTALKHLDIFPITMAIAIRAGILSRTRRRGKADLLIAATALEYSATLVTKNIKDFTSLPHLKVVSTI; translated from the coding sequence ATGGCGCTAGCGTATTCTGCTTTTCAAGAGTGTTTTCTCTTGGATAGCAACTATGTTATCGGCATACTTAATGGGACTATTCCAGTGCCGCATTCCGATACCACCTCTATCGCTATTTCAGTTGTTACTGTCATGGAACTCTACGCACTTGCCGGAATGTCAGACTCTGAACAAAGGCGCATTGACACGGCTCTTAAACACCTTGACATTTTTCCAATCACAATGGCAATCGCAATACGAGCAGGCATTCTTTCCCGTACCCGCCGGCGCGGCAAAGCCGATTTGCTTATTGCAGCAACAGCATTAGAATATAGCGCAACACTCGTTACAAAAAATATCAAAGATTTTACATCACTCCCTCATCTTAAAGTTGTATCTACAATCTAA
- a CDS encoding O-antigen ligase family protein has product MSSGTITHTNSAYSGLDKALLASLAGLVSFVIVEILLSPVWALAVLAVITIAVCSWYRPLWVVWAIAAVLPFEPFVLKWVGDELYIAARYASEALIYIVAGVTVIQKCVQGKRLSLGPLALPLATFAGIAVASAVANHNTLFDSAMGLRQIFRYMLLYVAVVLLAPHEKWTQGSMIGIAGIALFESVLGSVQALTGGSLDGFLMPTGQKFIESITLTMGTSGFWQEGQRVFATMGRYDQLGIFLSFVLLLVVGFLFENTNRKPSRFWWWVLGAGCVALVLTYSRAAWFGFAIGFAVCGIGIKRNWRIAAGYMAVLLLAVAMYASLGIAQHYRIDLPNQTLTERLFESVSIQRILGEYYALGRTYFLLHVPVNVLEHAPLLGVGPGMFGGGAAAALHNTEKYAELNLPYGINGTEGYIDNNWLSLLGETGYLGVAAYALILIVLARTALRVHRSSQSPLMRGLALGYCGALAAFAFQGFFATYFEVRTLAPYIWIFGGILAAEDMKILV; this is encoded by the coding sequence ATGTCTTCTGGCACTATCACACACACAAACAGCGCATATTCGGGATTGGATAAGGCATTGCTGGCGAGCCTTGCCGGCCTTGTCTCGTTTGTTATCGTCGAGATTTTGCTTTCACCCGTTTGGGCGTTGGCAGTATTAGCCGTTATTACTATCGCAGTGTGTTCTTGGTATCGGCCACTGTGGGTTGTGTGGGCGATTGCCGCTGTGCTGCCATTCGAACCTTTTGTGCTCAAGTGGGTGGGGGATGAACTCTATATTGCTGCACGCTACGCAAGCGAGGCGCTGATCTATATTGTTGCCGGCGTAACAGTGATCCAAAAATGTGTTCAGGGGAAAAGGCTCTCATTGGGTCCACTTGCGTTGCCGCTTGCAACTTTCGCTGGTATTGCAGTGGCGAGTGCGGTTGCCAATCACAATACACTGTTCGATAGCGCTATGGGTCTGCGGCAGATATTTCGCTATATGCTACTGTATGTCGCTGTCGTGTTGCTAGCTCCCCATGAGAAATGGACGCAGGGAAGTATGATCGGCATTGCAGGAATAGCATTGTTTGAAAGTGTGCTGGGTAGTGTGCAGGCACTTACCGGTGGCAGTCTTGATGGGTTTCTCATGCCGACGGGACAAAAGTTTATAGAATCAATCACACTCACCATGGGTACCAGCGGTTTTTGGCAGGAAGGGCAGCGGGTGTTTGCCACCATGGGGCGTTACGACCAATTGGGAATATTTTTATCGTTTGTACTTCTTCTTGTTGTTGGATTTCTCTTTGAGAATACCAACCGGAAACCCTCACGTTTTTGGTGGTGGGTGCTTGGCGCAGGATGTGTTGCACTTGTTCTTACCTATTCGCGCGCAGCATGGTTTGGTTTTGCAATCGGGTTTGCGGTATGCGGCATAGGGATCAAGCGGAATTGGCGCATTGCCGCAGGCTATATGGCCGTGCTACTACTTGCCGTTGCAATGTATGCATCCTTGGGGATAGCACAGCACTATCGCATTGATCTGCCGAACCAGACGCTTACTGAACGTCTTTTTGAAAGTGTTTCTATTCAGCGTATCTTGGGGGAGTACTATGCATTGGGGCGCACGTATTTTTTACTCCATGTTCCCGTAAACGTACTTGAGCATGCGCCGCTTCTGGGTGTTGGCCCCGGCATGTTTGGCGGGGGCGCAGCTGCAGCGCTGCATAATACGGAAAAATATGCAGAGTTGAACCTGCCTTACGGCATCAATGGCACGGAAGGATATATCGACAATAATTGGCTTTCACTCCTCGGTGAAACGGGATATCTAGGCGTGGCGGCATACGCACTTATACTCATAGTATTGGCACGAACTGCATTGCGGGTGCACCGATCAAGCCAGTCGCCCCTTATGCGCGGGCTTGCTCTTGGATACTGTGGAGCATTGGCGGCATTTGCTTTTCAAGGATTTTTTGCAACCTATTTTGAAGTGCGGACACTGGCGCCCTATATCTGGATATTCGGAGGAATACTTGCTGCAGAAGACATGAAAATTCTCGTATGA
- a CDS encoding glycosyltransferase family 4 protein encodes MKILIAHKYWFPRDGSTTHVFDLVEMLVSHGHTVIPFGMRMNSDEAQMCEHIPLIKQLTDRYTHFFVSRCDFNSAKGIIQKIHLFCRMLYSLEAKRKFRALAIQERPDIVHIHNIYHHISPSILDVCRELNIPVVQTVHDYKLVCPNYKLFARAAIDEGCLKGNYFHDAWNRSVKGSILAGMACAIEMTIHRALGMNTKMIQKWIAPSSIVAEKLIQGGYSETKIYTLNHFVKSADDSSDHIQKKDFLLCVGRLSEEKGFDVALAALKYLSLPLVIVGDGSARESLERHAATSGVSDRVHFAGFQPREEVRRLMASARFVLVPSRWHEPFCYVVPESLFAHTLPIGSDIGALRELLGAVSEKLLVPGGDPIALAGRITELLGNTALMEDLINKGIQHYENICLPQVYYDSLMNVYREAVQELKTDKIL; translated from the coding sequence ATGAAAATTCTCATCGCACATAAATATTGGTTCCCTCGTGACGGATCAACAACGCACGTCTTTGACCTTGTTGAGATGTTGGTATCCCATGGGCATACCGTGATTCCGTTTGGCATGCGCATGAATAGTGACGAAGCACAGATGTGCGAACACATTCCGCTTATCAAACAACTCACGGATCGCTATACACATTTTTTTGTGAGCAGGTGCGATTTCAACAGTGCTAAAGGAATTATTCAAAAAATACATCTCTTCTGTAGGATGCTCTACTCGCTTGAAGCAAAGAGAAAATTTCGTGCACTAGCAATCCAAGAGCGTCCGGATATTGTCCATATCCACAATATCTACCACCACATTTCTCCATCCATTCTCGATGTATGCAGGGAGCTAAATATACCGGTAGTGCAAACAGTTCACGATTACAAACTGGTGTGCCCCAACTATAAACTTTTTGCCCGTGCCGCTATCGACGAGGGATGCTTGAAAGGAAATTATTTTCATGATGCATGGAACCGCTCTGTGAAGGGATCAATTCTTGCCGGCATGGCATGTGCGATTGAAATGACTATTCATCGAGCACTTGGTATGAATACAAAAATGATTCAGAAGTGGATTGCGCCCTCATCTATTGTTGCCGAAAAACTCATACAGGGGGGATATTCAGAAACCAAAATCTACACGCTTAATCATTTTGTAAAGAGTGCCGACGATAGTAGTGATCACATTCAAAAAAAGGATTTCCTTCTCTGTGTTGGCCGCCTATCCGAAGAAAAGGGATTTGATGTTGCACTAGCTGCGCTGAAGTACCTTAGTTTGCCGCTTGTTATTGTTGGCGATGGCTCTGCTCGTGAATCATTGGAACGCCATGCGGCAACGAGCGGAGTTTCCGATCGAGTGCATTTTGCAGGTTTCCAGCCCCGGGAGGAAGTACGGCGGTTGATGGCGTCCGCACGCTTCGTACTTGTGCCATCCCGATGGCATGAGCCGTTCTGTTACGTTGTGCCGGAAAGCTTGTTTGCACACACGCTACCGATAGGATCCGATATTGGAGCATTGAGAGAATTGCTTGGCGCAGTATCAGAAAAACTTTTAGTTCCAGGAGGCGATCCTATTGCACTTGCCGGAAGGATTACCGAGTTGCTCGGCAATACGGCGCTCATGGAAGATCTTATCAACAAAGGCATACAGCACTATGAAAATATCTGTTTACCTCAAGTATATTACGACTCACTCATGAATGTATACCGCGAAGCCGTGCAAGAGTTGAAAACGGACAAGATTCTCTGA
- a CDS encoding glycosyltransferase family 4 protein — protein sequence MRIVMIGQKGLPARSGGIERHVEDLALRLVREGHEVIAYCRSSYVGDRGTQKYYEGVHCITVPTICSKHFETVIQTFFASIHALFMHADIIHYHGIGPSLFAWIPRLLAPRSRVIATFHCQDYFHQKWGWLARCVFRLGEVVCCTLPHRTIAVSQTIQTYIKKTYGRDAVYLPNAVVLPSHEKSDTHVRQFGLSKNNYILLVSRLVRHKNIHFVIKGYQVMQRRGSVLPKLAIVGSACHTDDYEAELKALSAGDPNILFLGEQTGEPLAQLYCNARLFVHASQSEGLSYAILEAMSYGCPVLVSDIAENVEILHAVGTTFAANNIKDFIFKLNALLVSEGAPIASAQTYKSVIERFYNSETVFSQTLALYRQFKEC from the coding sequence ATGAGAATAGTCATGATCGGACAAAAGGGCCTTCCTGCCCGCAGCGGAGGTATTGAGCGCCATGTGGAAGATTTGGCTCTGCGCTTGGTGCGCGAAGGGCACGAGGTAATTGCGTATTGCCGGTCTTCTTATGTGGGTGACAGGGGAACACAAAAATATTATGAAGGTGTTCACTGTATTACCGTTCCTACTATTTGCAGTAAGCATTTTGAAACTGTCATTCAAACATTTTTTGCATCCATTCATGCACTCTTCATGCATGCTGATATCATCCACTACCATGGTATCGGCCCGTCTCTGTTTGCGTGGATCCCTCGACTGCTTGCTCCGCGCTCACGCGTTATCGCAACATTTCACTGCCAGGATTATTTTCACCAAAAGTGGGGTTGGTTGGCCCGCTGTGTTTTTCGGCTAGGTGAAGTGGTTTGCTGCACATTGCCGCATCGCACGATTGCCGTATCTCAAACAATTCAGACATATATCAAAAAAACATACGGTAGGGATGCAGTGTACCTTCCCAATGCCGTTGTGCTTCCCTCGCACGAGAAAAGCGATACGCATGTGCGGCAATTTGGACTTTCCAAAAACAACTATATCCTTCTTGTCTCGCGCCTTGTGCGGCACAAAAATATTCATTTTGTCATAAAGGGATACCAAGTCATGCAGCGGCGCGGTAGTGTATTGCCGAAACTTGCCATTGTTGGTTCCGCATGCCACACCGATGACTATGAAGCAGAATTAAAAGCATTATCTGCAGGAGATCCGAATATCTTGTTTCTTGGAGAGCAAACGGGCGAACCACTAGCCCAGCTTTACTGTAATGCACGTCTCTTTGTGCATGCTTCCCAGAGCGAAGGTTTATCTTATGCTATCTTAGAGGCAATGAGCTATGGATGCCCCGTGCTCGTATCTGATATTGCAGAAAATGTTGAAATCCTTCATGCAGTCGGCACAACGTTTGCCGCAAATAATATCAAAGACTTTATTTTCAAACTGAACGCATTGTTGGTATCGGAGGGTGCGCCGATTGCCTCTGCGCAAACATACAAAAGCGTTATTGAACGATTCTATAATTCTGAAACGGTTTTTTCGCAAACGCTTGCTCTCTACCGGCAATTCAAAGAATGCTAG
- the secD gene encoding protein translocase subunit SecD, whose translation MKQSSKMRLSPRAKLRWIIAGVFLLTLIATAYNSIEFYNANKGALEARLRTVEPLKGISLPEIHIPVWPAERFRLGLDLRGGTHLVYQADLAKTAAKDQTSALEGARDVIERRVNMFGVAEPVVQTVKVGNDYRIIVELAGVSDISQAIKMIGDTPLLEFKTANPAKDQQVIMSLTPEQQKEIDTFNADRRAKAESVLKQAKEGAQFGELAKSFSDDELTKEKGGEVGWLSPDSQGNALYDMAAKGKTGELLPDILTGPDGLSIVKVLGARDNGEIKANHLLICYKGAQSCSKETSKDDARKQLEDLKKQLTKENFVEFAKKYSTEPGAPERGGDLGWFGRGVMVKPFEDGAFPLAKGAISDSIETAFGYHLIYKQDERTVKQYNVARVLLKTKSAADFQKKPDEWLATELTGKQLKRAYVDFDPQTQAPEVGLEFDDEGKKLFGDLTAANVGKEIAIFLDAQPISIPRVNQPIKEGKAVITGNFALQEAKLLAQRLNTGALPIPVTLISQQTIGASLGNESLQKSLQAGLIGFALVALFMILFYRIPGLIAVIALCMYAMLTLALFKIWPVTLSLAGIAGFILSVGMAVDANILIFERMKEELHWGKNLDGSIRDGFRRAWTSIRDSNMSSLITCFILFWFSASLIKGFALTLALGIALSMFTAIVITRMLLRLVSGWKLRNHEWLFNNTKKNV comes from the coding sequence ATGAAGCAATCATCAAAAATGCGCCTCTCTCCGCGCGCAAAGCTCCGTTGGATTATCGCAGGAGTATTTCTCCTTACACTTATTGCAACAGCCTACAATAGCATTGAATTTTATAATGCCAATAAAGGCGCACTCGAAGCGCGACTCCGTACGGTTGAGCCTCTTAAAGGTATTTCACTCCCTGAGATTCATATTCCCGTCTGGCCCGCGGAACGCTTTAGGCTTGGACTTGACCTTCGCGGAGGAACCCATCTTGTGTATCAGGCTGATCTGGCAAAAACAGCTGCAAAGGACCAGACTTCCGCGCTTGAAGGCGCGCGAGATGTTATTGAGCGGCGCGTGAATATGTTTGGCGTTGCAGAGCCGGTTGTACAAACAGTAAAAGTAGGCAACGATTATCGTATTATTGTGGAGCTTGCGGGGGTAAGTGATATTTCGCAGGCAATCAAGATGATCGGCGATACGCCGCTTTTGGAATTCAAAACAGCTAATCCGGCAAAAGATCAGCAGGTTATTATGTCATTGACCCCCGAACAACAGAAAGAGATCGATACATTCAATGCCGATAGGCGCGCAAAAGCAGAAAGTGTTTTGAAACAGGCAAAGGAAGGAGCGCAATTCGGAGAGCTCGCAAAAAGCTTTTCCGATGATGAACTTACAAAAGAAAAGGGCGGAGAGGTGGGATGGCTCTCGCCGGATTCCCAAGGAAATGCCCTCTATGATATGGCCGCAAAAGGAAAAACAGGCGAGCTGCTCCCCGATATTCTCACAGGACCGGATGGCCTCAGTATTGTGAAGGTCTTAGGGGCGCGGGATAATGGCGAAATAAAAGCAAACCATTTATTGATATGCTATAAGGGTGCACAGAGCTGCAGCAAGGAAACGTCAAAGGATGACGCGCGAAAACAACTAGAAGATTTGAAAAAACAGCTTACCAAAGAAAATTTTGTTGAATTTGCAAAAAAATATTCCACCGAACCGGGAGCACCGGAACGTGGCGGTGATTTGGGGTGGTTTGGCAGGGGCGTTATGGTCAAACCATTTGAGGACGGAGCGTTTCCGCTCGCCAAAGGCGCAATTTCAGATAGTATCGAAACTGCATTTGGGTATCATCTGATTTATAAACAGGATGAGCGGACAGTAAAGCAGTATAATGTTGCGCGGGTGCTGTTGAAAACAAAATCAGCTGCAGATTTCCAGAAAAAGCCCGACGAGTGGCTGGCGACAGAACTTACCGGTAAGCAGTTGAAACGGGCATATGTTGACTTTGACCCGCAAACACAGGCTCCCGAAGTGGGTTTGGAATTTGACGATGAAGGAAAGAAATTGTTCGGCGATCTTACAGCGGCAAATGTTGGTAAGGAAATTGCCATTTTCTTGGATGCTCAGCCGATCAGCATTCCGCGAGTGAACCAGCCGATCAAAGAAGGCAAGGCTGTGATTACCGGAAATTTTGCGCTTCAAGAAGCAAAGCTTTTGGCACAGCGCTTAAATACGGGCGCGCTGCCGATTCCTGTCACACTCATCAGTCAGCAGACAATTGGAGCAAGTTTGGGAAACGAATCACTTCAAAAGAGCTTACAGGCGGGACTCATCGGATTTGCGCTTGTTGCACTGTTCATGATCCTGTTTTATCGCATACCCGGCCTCATAGCCGTGATCGCTCTCTGCATGTATGCAATGCTTACCCTAGCGCTTTTCAAGATCTGGCCGGTAACATTGAGCCTTGCGGGTATTGCGGGTTTTATCCTTTCGGTCGGTATGGCTGTGGATGCGAATATCTTAATTTTTGAACGCATGAAGGAAGAGCTTCACTGGGGAAAGAATCTCGATGGAAGTATTCGTGATGGGTTTAGGCGTGCATGGACATCTATTCGCGACAGCAATATGTCGTCATTGATTACGTGCTTTATCCTCTTCTGGTTTTCCGCAAGTCTTATCAAAGGTTTTGCGTTGACGCTTGCATTGGGTATTGCATTGAGCATGTTTACCGCGATTGTCATTACACGAATGCTCTTGCGTTTGGTATCCGGCTGGAAACTGCGTAACCACGAATGGCTATTTAACAATACAAAAAAGAACGTATGA